The Halarchaeum grantii genome contains a region encoding:
- the cgi121 gene encoding KEOPS complex subunit Cgi121 codes for MRLLEGVAEIDDLDSFVAELGAIGDANDCAVQAFDARYVAGREHLASALAHAERAFERGENVARERAVEVLLYAAGRRQIRRALTMGVEAGETPAVVLVAADAGVPDSERAEAAAANAVAERLAPGGGFDARDDERVRAFFEIGDAELAATDAGLEALVRERVALLDVEK; via the coding sequence ATGAGGCTCCTCGAAGGAGTGGCAGAGATCGACGACCTCGATTCGTTCGTCGCCGAGTTGGGGGCTATCGGCGACGCGAACGACTGCGCGGTGCAGGCGTTCGACGCGCGCTACGTCGCGGGCCGCGAGCACCTCGCGAGCGCGCTCGCGCACGCCGAGCGGGCGTTCGAGCGCGGCGAGAACGTCGCGCGCGAGCGTGCGGTCGAAGTCCTGCTCTACGCGGCGGGCCGCCGCCAGATCCGCCGCGCGCTCACGATGGGCGTCGAAGCGGGCGAAACGCCCGCCGTCGTGCTCGTCGCGGCCGACGCCGGTGTGCCCGACTCCGAGCGCGCGGAGGCCGCCGCCGCGAACGCCGTCGCCGAGCGCCTCGCACCCGGTGGCGGCTTCGACGCGCGCGACGACGAGCGCGTCCGCGCGTTCTTCGAGATCGGCGACGCGGAGCTGGCGGCGACCGACGCCGGACTGGAGGCGCTCGTCCGCGAGCGGGTCGCGCTCCTCGACGTCGAGAAGTGA